DNA from Roseimicrobium sp. ORNL1:
AGTGCTGAAGAGTGCGCTTGATCCCACCAATTGATAGCTCTCCTTTTATTGGACTTTGACCTTCTATCTAGCAACCGACGCCCTACCGAACCCCGCCCACACCCTTTTTCAGAGGTGTATCGATCACATTTCCCATGCCCTGCTGTTGGGCTTTCTCGATCTTATCCAGGTGGCCCGTCTTGCGTAGAGAGTCGCGCACGGACGTTCCTTCCTTCTTGATCTGATCCACCACATTGTGCCGGTCCTTGAAGGTCTTCTCCATCGCCCCGCTGAGGTCGCTCACGTGTTTGCCGGAGTCGATCCGCTCCTAGCGGTGCTACTGCTCCTCCGGCGTCACCTGAACCTGGAGAAACTCCCTGGCCATGCCACCACCAATCACCGCACCACCTCGCCCTTCGTCACATCTCCCGGCACATCCAGCGCCATGATCTGATTCACCGTCTTGAACTTCGCGTCGTCGCGGAACTCCCACACGAGCTTCTTGTCCTTCGTGATCTCGAAGAACACAGGCTGCTCACCAATGTGTCCGTGCCCGAGGTAGTTGCAGAAGATGGTGTTGCCATTTGGTAGGCGCTGGCAGCCAGCCATGAGGCGCAGGGTGTTCCCGGGGACGTCATTCTCATTGAGTTCCCACACGACTTTGTCTGAGGCATCGAGCTCAATGACCTTATGCGCATCGCCACAGGTCACAAGAAGGTGGCCATCCGGAAGTGCATAGGCGCCATGCGGGTCTCCGGGGACGGCGATGCTGCGCAGCACTTTGCCATCGCCATCCAGTTCCACGATCTTTCCTTCGCCCTTGAAGCACACGATGTAGTGGCCGTTCGCCAGCTTGCGGGTGCCGCGGAACTGGTTGTGCAACTTCACCTCCGGCTTCGTCACCAGGGCGATCTCCTTGGCAATCTTTCCCGCGTGATCCACTTCGATGATGCGGCTGGAGCCACATTCCACGATCATCACATTTCCATCCGGCAGCGGCTGGCAGCCATGCACCTCCACCTTGGCGGGTGCCTTGTACTCCCACACCACTTTCTTCTCCGGGGTGAGTTCCAGCGCGCCGCTCACGAAGCAGAAGAGGATGTTCCCATTCGGCAGCTTCCAGCAGTCCTGCGGATTCTTGCAGTCATACTGCCATTCGATCTGACCGTCTTTGGAGACAATGCAAACCTTGCCTCCGTTGTAGTCGCAGCAAAGGAAGGGATGCTGGGCCTGCAATGACGGCGCCAGGAGCACCAGGGCGAGAAGAGACAGTTGGAGAAGGAAGGAGCGGAGCATGGCGCCATGTTCGCCACGCGCTTCCCGTCGTCAACAGACGGCACGGGAATACGCCTGTCGGCGAACCTGACTACCCCACTCCGCCCACACCCTTCTTCGGAGGTGCATCGACCACCTTCCCCATGCCCTCCTGCTGGGCTTTTTCAATCTTATCCAAGTGGCCAGTCTTGCGCAGAGAGTCGCGCACAGATGTTCCTTCCTTCTTGATCTGATCCACCACGTTGTGGCGGTCCTTGAAGGTCTTCTCCATCGTCCCACTGAGGTCGCTCACGCTCTTGCCGGAGTCGATCAGCTCCTGGCGGTGCTGCTGTTCCTCCGGTGTCACCTGACCCTGGAGGAACTCCTTCGCCATGCCCCCAATCCTTTTCTCACCGCGGTCCATGGTGAACTTCACGTTGTCGAGTGAGACGCCCTGATTCTCGATGGCCTCCAGTGTCTGCTTGGTCTGCTCTTCACGGGGCTTGTAGTGACCGCTGCGGTCAGAGACGCCTTTGAGCGTGCCGTCATTGCCAATCTGCAACTCTCCCGCGCCGGCGACATCCTCGCCAGCGGTGAAGCTGGAATGGTGCACGTGCGCCTTCCTCCCACGATGGTCCATCTGACTGGTCAATTCGGTGTCCTTCGCCGTGTAGATCTGGCCTTTGCCATCCATCACAAAAATGTGGTCACCTTGCTTCATCCTTTCCGTGCCTGAGCCCTGCCGCAGCTTGCCATGCTTCACATGCACCTCGTGGGAGGAGCGCTGCTCGTCATTAAAGTACTGCGTGGTGGCCTGCTTGCGTGCCCAGTCCAGATCCCACTCCTCCCGGGTGAACTCAAGCTCTCCCTTCTCGCGCTTCTGTTTGTTGGCCATGTTGAAGAGCCACTCCTTTTCCTGCACCGTAACTTCCTGGCCGCCGACTTTCACCTTGGTGGAGCGCGCGTTTTTCTCCCCTTCGGCAAACTCCTTTTCGAGGGACTTCATTTTGAAGTTTGGGTCACCCTTGAGCTTGGGACCTTTTACTCCAAGACTTGGTTCACCGCTCAGATCATCCACCTCCTGCTTTGAGGAGCCAAGCTCCACCTCGGCATAGGACTTCTGCGCCTCGGTCGGAGTGATATACTGCTCGAGGTCCGCGTTCTTGGAGTTCTCATTGGTCGCCGCGTAGGTATCCACGTGGACAGGCTCAAGAGAGTCCCCCCGAACCGTGGGCGTGTCGGTGTCCGTGTCGTTGCCATCGATATAGCCCGTCCGGCTTTCGGAGCGCAGTGGATTCTCCTTCTGCGTGACAGTGGTTGAACCGGATGGCTGTTCGACATCGACATAACCCTTCGAGACCCTGGATGGTGAGTTCAGGGTATTCTCCTCACGGGAAATGGTGGTGGTCCCGGAACTCATGTTCACCTCATCGTTGCCTTCCGACTGCAATTGCTCGTCCGGGAGATACCCCCTGGACACATCCTGTCGCAGGGGGCTCTCATCCTGCTGTTGCGAAGGGGTGAAACGGCGCGTGCGCGATTCCGGCTTGTATCCATCCGACACATCCTGCCGCAAGGGATCCCCGGTCTGTGAAAGACTGGGAGCGGAGGAGCGCAGCTCGATCTCCTCGTAGGCCTGGGAAATCTTCGGCTTCTCCTGGTCTTCGCCCGAGAGGCTGTCTCTGCGGGAGAGTCCATCGATCGGCTTGGGAGGCTCCATCTGACTTGGCACCGTGTTCTTCGGGCCCAACGTCTGTACCTCTTCTGCAAATGTCACCTTCGGCTGGGGAGCCAGCCTGCCAGCAACTACTTCCTGTTGTTTCCGGTTTTCGCCAAGGGCCTGCATGAGCTGATCCCGCTCCGTGGCGAGCTTGGTCAGCGGATCGTTCTTCCCGGAGAGCAGTGCTGCTTTGAGCTTGTCACCGAGTGTGGGGCGCTTCGTGATGCGGCCCATCTTTGCCTCCACCGCCTTGAGCCGGGCGCTCATCGTTTCGTTTTCACGGGCAAGTTTGTCCGCCTCAGCCTGGAGCTTCGCACGCTCCGTATCGCCGGACGTGGGGTCTTTTGAGGAACCAGCCATAAAAGATGCATTTGGAATTCACATGAACTCCGTTTCTCAGGTCATGGGAGCACCTGAGCCGGGGGGATTAAATGGCACATGAGTACCATTCGGAGCATCTGTTCCGAGGTTACACTCCTGTGAGAAAGTTTTCCCACACGATCACGATTTCGCCATCGCGGGATCCTTCCACGATGGCGCAACGGAAAATCAGAACTCGGAAGTCAACATCACTTCCAGCCGCCGCCGCTCTCACTCGGATTGGCGGCGTC
Protein-coding regions in this window:
- a CDS encoding PQQ-binding-like beta-propeller repeat protein; the encoded protein is MLRSFLLQLSLLALVLLAPSLQAQHPFLCCDYNGGKVCIVSKDGQIEWQYDCKNPQDCWKLPNGNILFCFVSGALELTPEKKVVWEYKAPAKVEVHGCQPLPDGNVMIVECGSSRIIEVDHAGKIAKEIALVTKPEVKLHNQFRGTRKLANGHYIVCFKGEGKIVELDGDGKVLRSIAVPGDPHGAYALPDGHLLVTCGDAHKVIELDASDKVVWELNENDVPGNTLRLMAGCQRLPNGNTIFCNYLGHGHIGEQPVFFEITKDKKLVWEFRDDAKFKTVNQIMALDVPGDVTKGEVVR